In Methanoregula formicica SMSP, the DNA window TCGAGGTCGAGCTTCGGGATGTCCTTCTGCCGGAGAAGGAACTTGATGAGCTCGTTCGTGCGGGCGCAGCCCATGCAGCCAAACGCGAGATCGGCATCGTTGATGATGATCGCGGCCTCACACTCCTCGATCATGGGGCCGTAGAGCGCCATCCGCCCCCGGACACCGGCCGGGACCTCGACGGCTGCCCATTTCAGGCCCTTCTTGGGCTCTTCGGGTGTGATCTGGAGGGGCGGGGACTCGAGTCCTGCGGTCTGGATGCGTTCGCGGACGGCAACGGCCGACGAGAGCGGTGTGTGGCCGTGCCGGGAGACGAGGTCAGAGAGGATCAGGCTTGTTGCGGGATAGATGAATACTTTTGCCATTGTCAGGACTCCTGTGCATCGATCAGTTTCTTCAGCGTGACGACATCCAGTGCCGGTTTGTCGAGCGGGTCTTTCGGTGCCGGGACGGTTGCGGCATCGCGTTTCTGCAGTTCTTCAAGGCCGTGCGAGACATAGGGGATGACAGTCATCTCGTACTCCATGCCATTGTAGCCGGGCCGGGCCCCCCCGAGGTTTGCCCGGCAGCGCCGGGAATCGCCCGGCGGGAATCCCCGGTCCTTGACAAAGATATGGCTCGGGTCCATCTTCCGGAGCTCGGAAACGATCCGGTCCACCTCTTCCTCCTTCCCGTTCACGACGAGTCCAAAACAGGTCTCCTTGATCATCACGCCTTTCGAGATCTCGTACCCCCGGAGGGCAAGGTCCGTGGGCGTGACCTCAAACGACTCCACCACAACGTATTTCGTTACAGTGCCGACATGGGTCGGAGTATAGTCTGTCACCGCTTCACCTCCCTGATATACACAGTCTCCCGCTCCTTGACTTTTTTCAGTTTCTCGGTATCGATCACGCGCCCGATGATGTTCGTCCCCTCGAAGGGTTCCGACGTTGGCCCAAACTCCCGGTTGGCTGACAGGCGGACGCCGACAAGCCCGGCACCCTTCCGGCCGTCGTTCGTTATCGCGAGCGCATTGGCCGGCGACTCGTCCACCGGCTGGTTCTCCGGGTTGATCCTGATACCGGGAGCGATTGCCGGTTTGAAGAGGACCACGTCGTCGAACTTGAAGAAGACTGGCATCATGCCGGCGTCGTGATCTTTGAGACCGGTGAATTTCCGGAAGACTTCGCAGCTCACCGGGGCTGCGGCATCATCGAGCTCGATATCGATGACCTTGTCCACCGGCGCTGTTGTCACCGTGGCGAGTCTCTCGTTTAAGACATCGAGCGTTGTGCCGGGCTCCTGCGAGACGATGATCCGGTCGTCTCCCTCTTTGTCGGTTTTCAGCGTGAAACCGGCTGCTGCAGCGATCTCCTTTGCCTTTGCAAGCGGCCGCCCGAGAAGGCTGATCCGCTCCGGCCGGACCATGACCTGGAGCACATCGTGCTCTTTTGCCAGTTTTACCAGCTCGATGCCGGAGACTACCTGACCGGCCATATTGTGGGCCGGGCTTGTCGGGGAATCCATCCGGTAGATGAACATTCCTCCGGCTGATTTGCCGGCATTGCGAATTGTGACAGCTCCCTCTCTCCGCGGCCTCCGGTACTCCTTCTGAAGTTCGTCCGGCCCGGCAAGGTGCGGGTCGAGGATATGGGTCGAAGCAGCCCGGCCCACGAAGAACTTTCCGTGCTGGAGGGTGACGAGCATGTGCTCTACGCTGGCCGCAGCTTCCGTTGTGATCGTGTCGGGGGCGTACCCTTGGGCAACGATCCCGACCCTCGTTACTACTTGCATGCCGTCTTCGAGAACCAGTTTCGGGTCGGTCGTAGTGAAGGAACGGCTGGTGTCTGCCCAGCTGATGACCGGTTCGATCTTCATGATCCGGTCGCCCGTGGAAAACCGGTCGAGTACTCCGCGCCCGCTGACAACCTTGCCGAGCACACCACCTTCCTCGTCCGCCCCGTGGTCGGCCGAATGCCGGGTCTTCGCAAAGATCAGGTACGACCGTTCCGGTTCGTACCCTCCGCAACCGAGGATGACATCACCCCTCTCATAAACGCGGGGCTTGCGGAGCGGGCGGATGGAGGACGGGAACGGGCCGAATGCCGCAGCATACCGGTCGCTCCAGTGGAGTGAAAGTTTAGGGAGAATATCCGGGGATTCGAGGCCGATGCCACCGGTACCCCCGAGTTCAATGGTAATCTCACCTGCAGTAGTGGAAATGGCAAGGATTGCAGTCTTCCTCTGCTCCTGCGTTGCCGGGCGGATGATACCCACTACGCAGTCCGGGGGGTGTTCGGAGAGGATGGCCTTCAGCGTGCTCCCTTTGGCCAGATCCATCTTCCTGCCATCAAGATGGATGGTGATCATGGGACACCTTATGCCTTGGGCTGGCCCATGACCTTCTTCTCTTCCTCAGTAAGGGCCGCAAGGACCTCGTTCGTCTTGCCGATCTGGACGATCTTGCCGCCCCGCATCAGGGCAAGCCGGTCGCAGATGTCCCGTACGAAGTCCATGTCGTGGGAGACCACGATGAACGTCTCGTCCATCTCCTCGCGGGAGTGCATGATGGAGTGCTTGACATCGACCTTGGTGATCGGATCCATGGTGCCCGTGGGCTCATCGAGGATAACGATCCGGGGCTCACGGATAAGTACCTGCGCCAGCGCCACCCGGTGCCGCTCTCCCTCGGAAAGCTGGCCGGGCATCCGGTCCAGGATCTCCTTGCTCTTATCCTCGGTGAATCCGGCCATTTTCAAGGTAACGAGTGCCTTCCTCATTGCCAGCTCCTTGGGGAATTCAAGGCCGATCGCATCGGTGAGGTTGTCAAGCACAGTCCGGTGGGGGAAGAGGTCGTACTCCTGGTGGAGGAGGCCGATGTAGCCGGTTGCCCTCCCGCGCTGGTCGATGCCGGGCTTGGTCATGTCGATCCATTCGTCGCCGATACGGACATTGATCTCGCCGCTTGTCGGCTCGATTAAGCCCGCCATGATTCCCGAGAGTGTGGTCTTACCGGCCCCGCTCTTACCAATGATGCCGAAGATCTCCTTCGCTGCCACCTCAAACGTGACGCCATTGACTGCTTTAACCACGCCCCGGTCCACTGAGATATACCGCTTCACGAGATCGCGAGCCACAACGATGTTGTCGCCGAGTTCCGTTTCATCGAACTTCTCGGTATCATCATAGCCTTTCATGAATTCGGTGATAACCTCTTTCGGAGCACCGATCTTAGCAATTTTCCCATCGACAAGAAGGATGGCACGGTCGGCAACATCCTCAATGACCTGGGAGAAGTGGGAGGTAACCACGATACCCATATTGTTGTTTTTCGCAGCATCATTGAGCATGGCGTGGACGATTTTCGCAGTACCCGGGTCAAGCGTACCGGTAGGCTCATCGGCAAAGAGCATGACCGGCTCCTTGGCCAGCTGCCGGGCGAGCACGACACGCTGCTTCTCCCCGCCCGAGAGATCACGGGCGATATGCATCATGCGGTGGGAGAGCTTTACCTGATCGATGAGGTCTGCCGCCCGGTTGATGGCTTTCTCGGGTGGGTAACCGATGTCATCAAGGGCGTGAAGGACGTTCTCGATGACACGGTCATCCCCGTACAGGGCAAAGGTACGCTGGAACATGATCGCGGTCCGCCGCATCACGCGCCGCTTGAGATTCTCGTTCCTCTCCTCCCAGAGATCAACATCCAGCGGCTCGAGTTTTCCCGCGCAATGGGGGCAGGCCTTCCCCGCAGAGCTGCCGACATCCATATGCTCGCATGATGGACAGGCCGCCATGTGATAAATGATCTTCCCGCTGGTCGGCGGCTGCTCGACCCCGCGGATGAGGTGCATCAGGACCGTCTTACCGGCCCCGCTCCTGCCGATAATCCCGAGGATCTCTCCCTCGCCAATCTCAAAGGAGATATTCTTGAGAACCCTGTTACCATCAAAATCCATGCAGAGGTTCTCAACCGTGATCAATGGAGCCTTCATAGTACCCTTGTATCTAATGTAGCACAGGTCGCATATTACCTTTTATATGATACACCGCTGCCGTCACGATCGCAAATTTTCCCCCCGGCAAGGAGATTCTCCACGATCTTCCTGACTTCGCTGACATTTTTCACCACGTAATCCGCTTCCTTGAACAGCTCCTCGGGGCGATCGCCCGGCTGTTCAATGGTCAGGATGGCGATATCGGCATTCCGCAGGGCAAAGAGGTCATTGATCCCATCACCCACCATGAGGACCTTGTCGTACTCCTGGCGGAGATCATGGACGATCTGTGCCTTGATCGAGGGTGTGGCAACCCCGTACACCCGGTCACGGGGGATGCCGAAATGGTCGGCCATCCTCTCAAGCTTGGTTACCCGGTCCCCGGACGCAATGAACGTGGGAATGCCCATGCGGTGAAGGGCTGTGATGGTCTCCTTTGCGCCGGGGAACGGCCAGCCTCCGGCAGTAATGGCGAACTCGACTGCCCGGTGCGCCATGTTGATGATCGCCCCGCTGTTGAGGGTGACCATCTCCTCCGCTTTGCATACGGACCAGACGTTCCGGATGCACTCCTGGAGGTCGCCTGCAAGAGCCCGGTGATCGGTATACAGTACGTCACCGATGTCCTCGGCAGTCAGGATCTTCCGGGTGCAGCTGACCCCAAAGCCGATATGCCGGTCGATCAGGTACTCGGACAGGAGCGTATCCGGAGGAACGGTCATCAGATCCTTGGAATGGACGGGGAGGACGATGAGCACACGGTCAGGAGAACTGAACGTCAGGGTGGTGGTCTCGATCCCCGGGAGCAGTTTCCTGTTGCAGATGTCCTTTGCAACGCGATAGGTAGAGAGGAGTGTTCCGGCACTGTCAAAGACAACGGCGACAGACATGGTGGCACCCGGCAATAACTCTTTGTAGTTCCCTGATAGATCGGATCAGTGAAGCTGATGACCGTACCTGAAACCGCTGAGAAGATAAAGAGCATGGAGATCCGGGGTGCCGGCAGGATCGCCCGGACGGCAGCCGAAGCCTTAAGGGATCATGCTCTCTCCCTGGCTGCCCCGGACACTGCAGCGTTCAAAAAGGAGATGGAACAAGCCGCAGCGCTGCTCGTCTCGACGCGGCCCACTGCCGTATCGCTCCCGAATGCCGTCCATTATGTCATGGCCGGCCTTGACCCGTCCGTGAACGTGGACGAGGCAAGGAACGGGGTTATCCACCGCGCCGAACAGTTCATCCAGTCCTCGCAGCATGCGGTGGAACGGATCGCCGGGTTCGGTGCCCGTCATATCCGGGATGGCGACGTGATCCTCACGCACTGCAACTCGGAGGTCGCCCTCGGCTGCATGATCGAGGCCCGCCGGCAGGGCAAGGAGATCGAGGTCTTTGCAACGGAAGTCCGGCCCCGGAACCAGGGGCACATCACGATCCGAACCCTGAACGATGCAGGGATCAAAACAAACTTCATCGTCGATTCGGCGGTACGGTCATTTATCAACAATGTCAATCTCGTCATTGTCGGGGCGGACGCAGTGACGGTGAATGGGGCAGTGGTCAACAAGATCGGGACCTCTCAGGTGGCCCATACCGCTGCCGAGGCGAGGGTGAACGTGATCGTTGCCGCTGAGACCTACAAGTTCGCACCCCGGACCGTTGTCGGGGAACTGATTGAGATCGAGGAACGACCCCCCAACGAAGTCCTGCCTGACGAGATCGCACGGACGCTGCCGAACGTGACGGTCCGCAACCCGGCATTCGATGTCACCCCGCCGGAATATATCGACCTCATCGTCACCGAACAGGGGGCCATCCCGCCGCAGATGGCCTACGTGATTATCCGCGAGTATCTCGGGTGGGAGATCGGGGAATTTAACCCGGGCGGTGGTTCCCCAGCGGGTTTCAACGGGGAATAATTGCTATCGGCAGGGAAGAGGAAAACCGTATATGGCTACCGGTCACCGGACCGTCAGTTTCATATAATTCTCCGGCAGGGTATTCCACTCATCACTGTTTTTCTCTCATCTCTCCCCCGACCATCTCAAAGGATAAGTTTCTGGAAAGATTATCTATACGCATGCAGGGATCAAAACCCATACAAAAGACAGTTCCTTTTTCCAAGCTCCAGATTGAGAAGCTGGAGAAGGAATACCCCACGCCGTTCCATATCTACGATGAAGAGGCGATCCGTGCCGGATCGCGACGGTTATACAAGGCATTCTCGTGGGTAACAACGACAGACGGGAAAGCGGGCGGATTCAAGAACTACTTCGCGGTCAAGGCCCTCCCCAACCCGTACATCCTTCGTCTCCTGTACGAGGAGGGTATGGGAGCAGACTGCAGCTCGCTCCCCGAGCTCCTGCTGGCCGATGCTGTCGGGATCAAAGGAGAGGAGATTATGTTCACCTCCAATGATACGCCGGCAGAAGAGTTCATCCAGGCAAAAAAACTGGGGGCAATCATCAACATCGACGATATTACCCACCTTGACTTCCTGGAGAAGACCGCGGGGATCCCCAAGCTTCTCTGTTTCCGCTACAACCCCGGGGACGACTACAGCCACGGCAACCCGATCATCGGCAATCCGAGTGAAGCGAAATACGGGCTCACGCACGATCAGATCCTCAGGGCATACACAACCGCACAGCAGAAAGGTGCAACCCGTTTCGGCCTGCACGCTATGATCGTTTCCAACCAGCGCGATGAGGAGATTCTTGCCGATGCAGCCCGGCTGCTCTTCAGCCTCGCCGTCGAGATCCATGAGAAAACCGGCATCCGGGTGGAGTTCATCAACCTTGGCGGGGGTATCGGCATCCCCTATTCTCCTGTCGATCACCAGGTGGACATTGAGGACTATGCACGCAGGGTGCACGGGCACTATAAGGAGATCATTGTCAAGAACGGTCTTGCGCCAATACGCATCGTCATGGAAAGCGGAAGGGCGGTGACCGGACCGTACGGCTACCTGGTCTCCCGTGTACGCCACGTTGCGAAGAAGCATCGCGATTATGTCGGGCTGGACGCGTGCATGGCAAACCTGATGCGTCCCGCCCTCTATGGCGCTTATCACCATATTACGGTGCTGGGAAAAGAGGACCGTCCCCTGGACCACGTGTACGATGTGACCGGCAGCCTCTGCGAAAACAACGACAAGTTCGCAGTCCAGAGGATCCTTCCCGAGATCAGCTCAGGGGACCTCATGGTTATCCACGACACGGGAGCGCATGGCTACGCGATGGGGTTCAACTACAACGGCAAGCTCCGGTCTGCCGAGTTCCTGATGCAGAACGGTGGTACATTCAAACTGATCCGGAGAGCAGAGACCGCAAACGATTATTTTGCCACCCTGGACTTTGAAGGATCGGACTTCTCCGGCCTTGCACGGAACAAGGCAACCTCCCCTCCCCAGGTAGGGAACAAAAAATAATATGATACGGTGCAGGAATATCCCTGCGATACCGTTTTTTACTATTCCGCAATAGTGCCAACCGATGCCTTTATGGAATGGCACAACTCTCCAGAACAGTACGCAACAGCCGGGTATGGCAGGGGTTCCGCATGGAAATTCATTTCAGCAAACTGTACGAGAACGGCAATGATTTCATCGTTATCGATGAGCGGGAGCATACCGTTATTCCCGATGACATGAAAGGGCAGTTCGCAGCAATTTACTGCGACCGGCGCTTCGGTATCGGGGCTGACGGGGTGATCTTTCTCTCAAAATCGGAGAAAAACGATCTCCGGATGCGTCTTCTCCAGCCCAACGAGAGCGAGGCTGAAATATACGGAAATGGTATCCGCTGCCTTGCCAAGTACGCGTTCGATGCCGGGTACGTGAAGGAGACCTGTACCGTGGAGACTCTCGCCGGCGAAATAGCAATTTCAATGGGGTACAAAGAGGACACATTTGCTGCAACCATCACTATGACACCGCCAAAATTCGACAGGAACGATATTCCTGCCACCGGTTCGGGAGAGTACAATGAGACCATCGAAGGCTACGAAGTCCATGCCGTGAACACGGGTGTCCCGCATGCTGTCATCATCGTTGACGCCGTTGATGCTGTTGATCTCGGGTCGATAGCCCCGAAGATCTGCCACCACGCCAGTTTCCCGAAAGGTGCGAATGTAAACTTTGTCGAGCGGACCGGCCCAGACAGCATCCGGATCCGGACATTCGAGCGGGGCGTGGAAGATG includes these proteins:
- a CDS encoding methanogenesis marker 5 protein, giving the protein MAKVFIYPATSLILSDLVSRHGHTPLSSAVAVRERIQTAGLESPPLQITPEEPKKGLKWAAVEVPAGVRGRMALYGPMIEECEAAIIINDADLAFGCMGCARTNELIKFLLRQKDIPKLDLDYPKNEEEGVKFVAAIRRFLNDLGGKK
- a CDS encoding methanogenesis marker 6 protein, with the protein product MTDYTPTHVGTVTKYVVVESFEVTPTDLALRGYEISKGVMIKETCFGLVVNGKEEEVDRIVSELRKMDPSHIFVKDRGFPPGDSRRCRANLGGARPGYNGMEYEMTVIPYVSHGLEELQKRDAATVPAPKDPLDKPALDVVTLKKLIDAQES
- the mmp3 gene encoding methyl-coenzyme M reductase-associated protein Mmp3 — encoded protein: MITIHLDGRKMDLAKGSTLKAILSEHPPDCVVGIIRPATQEQRKTAILAISTTAGEITIELGGTGGIGLESPDILPKLSLHWSDRYAAAFGPFPSSIRPLRKPRVYERGDVILGCGGYEPERSYLIFAKTRHSADHGADEEGGVLGKVVSGRGVLDRFSTGDRIMKIEPVISWADTSRSFTTTDPKLVLEDGMQVVTRVGIVAQGYAPDTITTEAAASVEHMLVTLQHGKFFVGRAASTHILDPHLAGPDELQKEYRRPRREGAVTIRNAGKSAGGMFIYRMDSPTSPAHNMAGQVVSGIELVKLAKEHDVLQVMVRPERISLLGRPLAKAKEIAAAAGFTLKTDKEGDDRIIVSQEPGTTLDVLNERLATVTTAPVDKVIDIELDDAAAPVSCEVFRKFTGLKDHDAGMMPVFFKFDDVVLFKPAIAPGIRINPENQPVDESPANALAITNDGRKGAGLVGVRLSANREFGPTSEPFEGTNIIGRVIDTEKLKKVKERETVYIREVKR
- the atwA gene encoding methyl coenzyme M reductase system, component A2 — translated: MKAPLITVENLCMDFDGNRVLKNISFEIGEGEILGIIGRSGAGKTVLMHLIRGVEQPPTSGKIIYHMAACPSCEHMDVGSSAGKACPHCAGKLEPLDVDLWEERNENLKRRVMRRTAIMFQRTFALYGDDRVIENVLHALDDIGYPPEKAINRAADLIDQVKLSHRMMHIARDLSGGEKQRVVLARQLAKEPVMLFADEPTGTLDPGTAKIVHAMLNDAAKNNNMGIVVTSHFSQVIEDVADRAILLVDGKIAKIGAPKEVITEFMKGYDDTEKFDETELGDNIVVARDLVKRYISVDRGVVKAVNGVTFEVAAKEIFGIIGKSGAGKTTLSGIMAGLIEPTSGEINVRIGDEWIDMTKPGIDQRGRATGYIGLLHQEYDLFPHRTVLDNLTDAIGLEFPKELAMRKALVTLKMAGFTEDKSKEILDRMPGQLSEGERHRVALAQVLIREPRIVILDEPTGTMDPITKVDVKHSIMHSREEMDETFIVVSHDMDFVRDICDRLALMRGGKIVQIGKTNEVLAALTEEEKKVMGQPKA
- a CDS encoding HAD family hydrolase gives rise to the protein MSVAVVFDSAGTLLSTYRVAKDICNRKLLPGIETTTLTFSSPDRVLIVLPVHSKDLMTVPPDTLLSEYLIDRHIGFGVSCTRKILTAEDIGDVLYTDHRALAGDLQECIRNVWSVCKAEEMVTLNSGAIINMAHRAVEFAITAGGWPFPGAKETITALHRMGIPTFIASGDRVTKLERMADHFGIPRDRVYGVATPSIKAQIVHDLRQEYDKVLMVGDGINDLFALRNADIAILTIEQPGDRPEELFKEADYVVKNVSEVRKIVENLLAGGKICDRDGSGVSYKR
- a CDS encoding ribose 1,5-bisphosphate isomerase — encoded protein: MTVPETAEKIKSMEIRGAGRIARTAAEALRDHALSLAAPDTAAFKKEMEQAAALLVSTRPTAVSLPNAVHYVMAGLDPSVNVDEARNGVIHRAEQFIQSSQHAVERIAGFGARHIRDGDVILTHCNSEVALGCMIEARRQGKEIEVFATEVRPRNQGHITIRTLNDAGIKTNFIVDSAVRSFINNVNLVIVGADAVTVNGAVVNKIGTSQVAHTAAEARVNVIVAAETYKFAPRTVVGELIEIEERPPNEVLPDEIARTLPNVTVRNPAFDVTPPEYIDLIVTEQGAIPPQMAYVIIREYLGWEIGEFNPGGGSPAGFNGE
- a CDS encoding diaminopimelate decarboxylase family protein, whose protein sequence is MQGSKPIQKTVPFSKLQIEKLEKEYPTPFHIYDEEAIRAGSRRLYKAFSWVTTTDGKAGGFKNYFAVKALPNPYILRLLYEEGMGADCSSLPELLLADAVGIKGEEIMFTSNDTPAEEFIQAKKLGAIINIDDITHLDFLEKTAGIPKLLCFRYNPGDDYSHGNPIIGNPSEAKYGLTHDQILRAYTTAQQKGATRFGLHAMIVSNQRDEEILADAARLLFSLAVEIHEKTGIRVEFINLGGGIGIPYSPVDHQVDIEDYARRVHGHYKEIIVKNGLAPIRIVMESGRAVTGPYGYLVSRVRHVAKKHRDYVGLDACMANLMRPALYGAYHHITVLGKEDRPLDHVYDVTGSLCENNDKFAVQRILPEISSGDLMVIHDTGAHGYAMGFNYNGKLRSAEFLMQNGGTFKLIRRAETANDYFATLDFEGSDFSGLARNKATSPPQVGNKK
- the dapF gene encoding diaminopimelate epimerase codes for the protein MEIHFSKLYENGNDFIVIDEREHTVIPDDMKGQFAAIYCDRRFGIGADGVIFLSKSEKNDLRMRLLQPNESEAEIYGNGIRCLAKYAFDAGYVKETCTVETLAGEIAISMGYKEDTFAATITMTPPKFDRNDIPATGSGEYNETIEGYEVHAVNTGVPHAVIIVDAVDAVDLGSIAPKICHHASFPKGANVNFVERTGPDSIRIRTFERGVEDETLSCGTGATASAAVVHKLGLAGDVVDVETKGGPLTISLNDGGAKMEGPATTVFAGRIIF